The following coding sequences are from one Epinephelus fuscoguttatus linkage group LG5, E.fuscoguttatus.final_Chr_v1 window:
- the LOC125888468 gene encoding olfactory receptor 10A6-like — MINSTQGLFFILDAYFDTGLLKYLYFIIVMFLYMLILCSNLLLIVVICVNRSLHEPMYMFLCSLFVNELYGSTGLFPLLLGQILSDIHTVSAAVCLLQTFCLYSYGGVEYLNLAIMSYDRYLAICYPLQYNMQMKSHKIAVLIALTWLYPLIVCICMIFMTSSLQLCGNIINKVYCVNYSVVKLACFDTSVINIYGLITSFGKILGALIFICYTYIKILKVCLLGSKQTRQKAVSTCTPHLASVLNFSVGASFEMLQSRFNMSGVPNMLRIFLSLYFFACPPLFNPLMYGLNLSKIRVTCKNLIANVLRQG; from the coding sequence ATGATAAACTCTACACAGGGTTTGTTTTTCATACTTGACGCCTACTTTGACACTGGACTGCTCAAATACTTATATTTTATAATTGTAATGTTTCTTTACATGTTGATTCTTTGCTCCAACCTCCTGCTGATTGTGGTTATCTGTGTGAACAGAAGCTTACATGAACCTATGTACATGTTTCTGTGCAGCCtgtttgtaaatgaactgtatGGCAGTACAGGGTTGTTTCCATTGCTGCTGGGTCAGATCCTCTCTGACATTCACACTGTTTCTGCTGCAGTCTGTTTACTACAGACATTTTGCTTGTACTCTTATGGAGGTGTAGAATATTTAAACTTAGCCATCATGTCTTATGACAGATATCTTGCTATCTGTTATCCTCTACAATATAATATGCAAATGAAATCTCATAAGATTGCCGTGCTTATTGCGTTAACATGGTTATACCCTTTGATAGTGTGCATTTGCATGATATTTATGACTTCCTCTTTACAGCTGTGTGGGAACATCATTAACAAAGTTTACTGTGTCAACTACTCTGTTGTGAAGCTGGCATGCTTTGACACCAGTGTCATTAATATTTATGGACTCATAACTTCTTTTGGTAAAATCTTAGGTGCTTTAATTTTCATCTGTTACACGTATATAAAGATCCTTAAAGTTTGTCTTTTGGGTTCTAAACAGACCAGACAGAAAGCTGTCAGTACCTGCACACCTCACCTTGCTTCCGTCTTGAACTTCTCTGTTGGAGCGAGCTTTGAAATGTTACAGAGCAGGTTTAATATGAGCGGTGTGCCCAACATGTTGCGTATCTTTTTATCCTTATACTTTTTCGCTTGCCCTCCACTCTTCAATCCTTTAATGTATGGCCTGAATCTGTCCAAAATCCGTGTCACATGTAAAAATCTGATTGCAAATGTTCTCCGTCAAGGTTAA
- the LOC125888467 gene encoding olfactory receptor 10A6-like: MINSTQGLFFILDAYFDTGLLKYLYFIIVMSHYIVILCSNLLLIVVICVNRSLHEPMYMFLCSLFVNELYGSTGLFPLLLGQILSDIHTVSAAVCLLQTFCLYSYGGVEYLNLAIMSYDRYLAICYPLQYNMQMKSHKIAVLIALTWLYPLIVCICMIFMTSSLQLCGNIINKVYCVNYSVVKLACFDTSVINIYGLITSFGKILGALIFICYTYIKILKVCLLGSKQTRQKAVSTCTPHLASVLNFSIGASFEMLQSRFNMSGVPNMLRIFLSLYFFTCPPLFNPLMYGLNLSKIRVTCKNLIANVLRQG; the protein is encoded by the coding sequence ATGATAAACTCTACACAGGGTTTGTTTTTCATACTTGATGCCTACTTTGACACTGGACTGCTCAAATACTTATATTTTATAATTGTAATGTCGCATTATATTGTTATTCTTTGCTCCAACCTCCTGCTGATTGTGGTTATCTGTGTGAACAGAAGCTTACATGAACCTATGTACATGTTTCTGTGCAGCCtgtttgtaaatgaactgtatGGCAGTACAGGGTTGTTTCCATTGCTGCTGGGTCAGATCCTCTCTGACATTCACACTGTTTCTGCTGCAGTCTGTTTACTACAGACATTTTGCTTGTACTCTTATGGAGGTGTAGAATATTTAAACTTAGCCATCATGTCTTATGACAGATATCTTGCTATCTGTTATCCTCTACAATATAATATGCAAATGAAATCTCATAAGATTGCCGTGCTTATTGCGTTAACATGGTTATACCCTTTGATAGTGTGCATTTGCATGATATTTATGACTTCCTCTTTACAGCTGTGTGGGAACATCATTAACAAAGTTTACTGTGTCAACTACTCTGTTGTGAAGCTGGCATGCTTTGACACCAGTGTCATTAATATTTATGGACTCATAACTTCTTTTGGTAAAATCTTAGGTGCTTTAATTTTCATCTGTTACACGTATATAAAGATCCTTAAAGTTTGTCTTTTGGGTTCTAAACAGACCAGACAGAAAGCTGTCAGTACCTGCACACCTCACCTTGCTTCCGTCTTGAACTTCTCTATTGGAGCGAGCTTTGAAATGTTACAGAGCAGGTTTAATATGAGCGGTGTGCCCAACATGTTGCGCATCTTTTTATCCTTATACTTTTTCACTTGCCCTCCACTCTTCAATCCTTTAATGTACGGCCTGAATCTGTCCAAAATCCGTGTCACATGTAAAAATCTGATTGCAAATGTTCTCCGTCAAGGTTAA